A genomic region of Fodinisporobacter ferrooxydans contains the following coding sequences:
- a CDS encoding thioredoxin family protein has protein sequence MIEINKENFTTEVIESDKPVLIDIWGPSCQPCLALMPQVERLSETYSDKVKMVKLNSVQNRRLCIDIRVIGLPSFLLYKDGVEVSRLSSKDITIQDIENLIVAYA, from the coding sequence ATGATAGAGATTAACAAAGAAAATTTTACAACGGAAGTTATTGAATCTGATAAACCTGTTTTGATCGATATCTGGGGCCCTTCCTGTCAACCCTGTCTTGCTTTAATGCCGCAAGTGGAACGCTTGTCCGAAACATATAGCGATAAAGTCAAGATGGTGAAATTAAACAGTGTACAAAATCGCCGACTTTGTATTGATATTCGCGTGATCGGGTTGCCATCCTTTTTACTTTACAAAGATGGCGTAGAAGTAAGCAGATTGAGCAGCAAGGACATTACGATTCAGGATATTGAAAATTTAATCGTTGCGTATGCCTGA
- the grdA gene encoding glycine/sarcosine/betaine reductase complex selenoprotein A, which translates to MSLQGKKVFILGERDGVPAPAIAECVGAANGEIIFFDTQCFVUTAAGAMDLEVQGRLLKAVEEHGKENILVLLGTPDAESADIYAETVTLGDPTYAGPLADVALELDVYHILEDEIKRLIPDDVYQEQVGVAELSLEKEAICDSMKSARARIQNS; encoded by the coding sequence ATGTCATTGCAAGGTAAAAAAGTATTTATTTTAGGTGAAAGAGATGGCGTTCCGGCACCTGCTATCGCAGAATGTGTAGGTGCGGCTAACGGTGAAATTATATTTTTTGATACCCAATGCTTTGTCTGAACAGCCGCCGGCGCTATGGACCTTGAGGTTCAAGGTCGACTGTTGAAGGCGGTAGAGGAGCATGGAAAAGAGAACATTCTGGTACTTTTAGGTACTCCTGATGCAGAGAGTGCGGATATTTATGCCGAAACCGTTACTTTGGGAGATCCGACATACGCGGGGCCGTTGGCGGATGTCGCATTAGAGCTTGATGTGTATCATATTCTGGAAGATGAAATCAAACGGCTTATACCTGATGATGTATATCAGGAACAAGTAGGCGTTGCCGAATTATCTTTAGAAAAGGAAGCAATTTGTGACAGCATGAAAAGTGCCCGTGCCAGGATACAGAACAGCTAA